The Geminocystis sp. NIES-3708 genomic sequence TCTTTAGATAAATTTATGAATAATGATAATCGTGTAAATCCAGAAGTTATCGCCATACTAGAAGAAAAAAAACAGGCTTGTTTAGTAGGTTTTACTCCTCTAACTTTTTTATATAATTCTCAATTTCATGAAGGCAAAAATTATTCAGTTAAAGCCGAATTTAGTTATGGTGAAGAAGAAGTACGAAAAAAATGCGGTGATCGACCTATAATATATAAGAAATAGTGGTGTTAAGACTAAAAGAATCGGAAAACATTAAACTTCTTGCAAAATAAAAACTAAAATCTATTTAAAGTGATAAATTATCAATTTTAATAACTATTGCCCATTGTAAGAGTGTCCATTGCCGAACAATTCTTAATTATTCATTATCAATTATTCATTATCAATTACTCATTACCTAAATGGATTCTCTCGAATTGTCAATTATTATGCCTTGTCTTAATGAAGCGGAGACTCTTGCTACTTGCATTGAGAAAGCACAATGGTATTTACAGGAATATCAGCTGAAAGGAGAAGTACTTATTGCAGATAATGGTAGTGATGATGGTTCACAAGAAATCGCTATGAAAATGGGTGCAACCCTAGTTAACGTAAGAGAAAAAGGCTATGGTAGTGCCATTATGGGGGGAATCTTAGGGGCAAAAGGAGAGTTTATAATTATGGCAGATGCTGATGATAGTTATGACTTTACAAATCTAAATCCTTTTGTGGAAAAATTGCGTAGTGGTTATGATTTAGTTATGGGAAATCGGTTTAAAGGTGGAATAAAACCTGATGCGATGCCTTTTCTTCACAAATATTTGGGTAATCCTGTACTAACATGGTTAGGTAAGTTATTTTTTCGTAGTCCGTGTAATGATTTTCACTGTGGCTTGAGAGGGTTTCGTAAACAAGCAATTTTAGGTTTAAATTTACGTACTACTGGTATGGAGTTTGCCTCTGAAATGGTAGTAAAATCAACATTAAACGGTTTAAAAATAACGGAAGTTCCCACTACTTTATCACCTGATGGGCGTTCTCGTAAACCTCATTTACGCACATGGCGTGATGGTTGGCGACATTTACGGTTTTTATTATTATATAGTCCTCGTTGGTTATTTCTGTATCCCGGATTTTTTCTTATGGTTATGGGTTTGATTAGTACCATAATTTTATTATCTAGTCCGAGAGTTCACAGTTTATTATATTCCGCTACGGCAATTATTATTGGATTTCAATTAGTTAATTTTGCTATTTTTACTAAAGTTTATGGGATTCAAGAAGGATTATTACCACAAGATAAAAAGTTCTTAAAATTTCTTGATTTTTTTACTTTAGAACAAGGATTAATTTTTGGAACAATATTGTTTATTCTTGGTGGGATTACTTCTATTTTTGCTTTATTTCAGTGGGAATCTGTAGGTTTTGGCTCTTTAAACCCTATATTAACTATGCGTTTAGTTATTCCTTCTGTTACAGCGATCGCCTTAGGTTTACAAGTAATTTTTGCTAGTTTTTTCCTCAGTATTTTTCAACTAAAAACTAAATAATATTGATGATAATTAAGGTTTAAGACCCAAAATTAACTAAAGTTTTTTTGAATTATTTAAACAAATTTAAGTTTTTTGTACCTATTTGTTTCATTGTGGTGTCAGCATTTTTTTTATGACAAACTCAATTTTTATCGGACTCAAACATTTATCATCTTATCAGTCTTCTTGGTTACGAGGTGATTTGTTAGCAGGAGTAACCGTAGCCGCTTATTTGATTCCTCAATGTATGGCATACGCCGAATTAGCTGGGGCTGAACCTGTGGTAGGATTATGGGCGATTTTACCACCAATGATTATTTACACCATATTTGGATCATCTTCTCAACTTTCTGTCGGTCCAGAGTCAACTACGGCAGTAATGACTGCTGTGACAATATCTCCTATCCTAGCACAAGCAAATACAAATATAAACTATGCAAATTTAAGTGGCTTATTAGCGGTTTTAGTGGGAATTACTTGTATCATGGGTTATTTTGCGAAACTAGGATTTTTAGCTGAATTACTATCTAAGCCCATTTTAGTCGGTTATATGGCTGGTGTCGCCATTATCATGATAGTGGGACAATTGAGTAAGATTAGTGGTATCAAAATTGATTCGGATGAAGTTTTTGAGCAAATTATTCAATTCTTAACGAATATTGACCAAATTCACTTTCCCACCTTCATTTTAGCCATTTTTATCCTAGCATTTTTAATTATTATTCAAAATAGATTCCCAAAACTACCTGGTTCTCTACTAGCAATATTATTAACTACAGTAATAGTTAATATTTTCCATCTTGATAAACAGGGGGTTGCTATTATTGGAGAAATTCCTGCCAAGTTACCTAATTTTACTTTTCCTTATGTTTCCTTTAACCATTTAACATATTTAACAACGGCAGCCATTGGAATTGCTATTGTGGGTTACTCTGATAATGTTTTAACGGCAAGGGCTTTTGCTATTCGTAACGGCTATAAAATTAATGCTAATCAAGAATTACTAGCTTTAGGAATGTCTAATTTAGTTACGGGATTAATACAAGGATTTCCTATCAGCAGTAGTGGTAGTAGAACAGCTATTGGCGATTCTTCAGGTAGTAAGACACAATTATTTTCTATAGTTGCCTTAGTTGTAGTAATTTTAGTCTTGATTTTTTTTCGTCCTTTATTGATGCTTTTTCCGAAAACGGGTTTAGGTGCAATTGTCATTTATGCGGCAATTCGCTTAATTGATATACCCGAATTTATTCGGTTACAAAATTTTAAACTCAGTGAATTTCGATTAGCAATAATTACTTTTTTTGGGGTGTTAGCTACAAATATTTTAGTGGGCATAGGAATAGCAGTGGCATTATCTGTAATTGATTTATTCACGAAAGTAGCACGTCCCCATGATGCCGTATTAGGAACAATTCCTAATTTACCCGGACTTCATGATATTGATGACTGGGAGGGAGCAACTACTATTTCTGGATTAGTTATCTATCGCTATGATGCACCTCTTTGTTTTGCTAATGTGGAAAATTTCAAGGAAAGAGCAATAAAGGCAATTAAAGCAGAAATAGAACCCGTAGAATGGTTTATCTTAAATACTGAAGCTATTGTAGAAATTGATATTACAGCTGCCGATATGCTGGAAGAATTACGTCAAGAATTAGCGTCTCGAAATATTACTTTTGGTTTAGCACGGGTAAAACAAGATCTTTATCACCAATTGCAAAAATCAGGATTAATTGATGCTATTGGTAGTGAGCGAATTTATTTAACTTTACATACTGCTATTGATAGTTTCCAAAATAGAAATAAAAAACTTTGAATACGGTAATGATCAACTAATTATCGAGTAAAATTTGCTCTATGTTTAAAATTTTTTCTTGGAGTAAAGCTAAAGAAATAGGTTTGCAAAGATAATCATTCATCCCCGCATCTATGCACATTTCTCGATCATTTTTAAGAGCATTAGCTGTAACAGCAATAATATAAGGTTGTTTATCTTCAGGGAAATTATTACGAATCAAAATAGAAGTCTCTAAACCGTCCATTTCGGGCATTTGTATATCCATTAAAATTAAATCATAATCTTTTGTTTTTAATGCTTCAATTACTTTTAAACCATTAATGGCAACATCCGCCTGATAACCTAATTTTTTGAGAGTTAATAAAGCTACTTTTTGATTAACCAAATTATCTTCTGCTAGTAAAATTTTCAAAGAAGAAATTAATGGCACAGTAACAGGAAAAGATGTGTTTTCAACATCACGAGGAGAATCATTTTCTGGAAGGGGAAGAATAATTGTAAAATAAAAAATAGAACCAATATTAATTTTACTTTCTAACCATATTTTACCATCCATTTTTTCTATTAAATTTTTGCTAATAACTAATCCTAAACCAGTACCACCATATTTACGATTAGTCGAAGCATCTAATTGAGAAAAAGGTTTAAATAATTGAGGTTGTTTTTGAGGAGAAATACCAATACCAGTATCTTTAATAGTGAAAAGAATTTGAAATTTTGAAGGTGAATTTTCCCCTACAATTTTTTCCCCTGTCACGGTAATAATAATTTCTCCTTTATCAGTAAATTTAAGAGCATTACTAATTAAGTTTAGTAAAATTTGTTGTAAACGGAGTCTATCTCCTAGTAAAAATTGAGGAATTACTTCATCTATATTGTAGGTGAATTTTAAGCCTTTTTCTTGAGCCTGAAAACTAAATAAGTCAATAACATTTTTTATACATTCTTTTAAGGAAAAAGATTCATTTTTTAGTTCTAAATTATCTGATTCTATTTTAGAAAAATCAAGAATATCATTAAGAATATTTAAAAGATTATCACTGCTATGATAAATAACTTGAACAAAATCTTGTTGCTGATTATTTAAAGGGGTATCTTTTAATAAGTTAATCATTCCCAGAATACCATTCATCGGAGTGCGAATTTCATGACTCATCATTGCTAAAAATTGACTTTTGGCAATACTGGCAGATTCTGCTTGTTTTTTGGCTTCTAGCAATAATAGATTACGATTTTGAAATTCAAATAATAAGTAAATAACCCATGCTAATAACCATGATAATATTAACGAAATAACGAGAATAATATGGGGTAAAAATGATTGATGAATCTTGAGAAAATAGTTGGAAGGAATAATTTTGATTTCCCAATTAATTCCCCTTGAATCTAAATTAATAGATTGTTGCCATTCCAGATTATCTTTAGCATCAGAATAAATAGTACTATAAATTAATTCTGAATCTTGATAAATAAATATCTGATAACCTTCAATAACCTCGTGACGTAATATAGAATATAATAAGCTATGAAGATTAAAAACTCCTAAAATAAATCCATCAAATTGGTTATTTTTTTTTTCTAAAAAAATAGGAGTATAGATAATAAAACCTCTAATTCCTTGAACTAAATTAAGGGTTCTACTAAAATAAGTTTTTTGTTGATTCTTTGCAATTTTTAAAGCTTTTTTTCTATTTTCTTCAAAGCCCAAATAAAGATTTTTAGCTTTTTCATTATTTTTTTCTGGCATTATCCAACGCACAATATAGTCTTTATCAACCCTCTCTATTGCCTGATAACCATTATAATCTTCAACATATTTCTGAGCATCAGATTTCCATTTTAGTTCTGGAGTACCATTCTCAAAACTCCATCGTTTACTCATTCTCTCTAATGCTAAGATACGAGTGTCCAATTCTGTGTCTATTTTATTACGAAGGGAAACTAATTGAGCTTGTACTAAATTTTCAATTTGTTTATTTTCATTAATAAGTAATAATTTGAAAACCCATATATTTATTACTGTCATCACTATACCTGTAAATAGTGATATTAATATTTGATATTGCTTTAAGATTTGAACACGAAACTTCATGAAATATATTAAAATGCAAGTAGTTAACAATAAATAATGAGCTATTAGAAAAAATCTCTATGGCACAATTTTAGCTTATCCATTCGTAATCTGATCATATTCATTGTCTCATTATTTAGCTTAATTACTATTTAGTTACGATATTACTACTTACTTTTATTTATTAAGCTAAAATTTATTTAACTTGCTTGTTTTAAGTTACTAAAAATAAAAAAAACTATTATCAATCATTAATTATTCATTATCAATTATTTACTATGATTCCTCGTCAATTAACATTACAAAATTTTTTGAGTTATCGTCAGGCAAAATTAGATTTTTCTGGCTTACATACAGCTTGTATTTGTGGTGCAAATGGAGCAGGAAAATCATCCCTTTTAGAAGCAATTACTTGGGCAATTTGGGGCAAAACTCGTACCGCTAGTGAGGATGATATTATTCATTTAGGAGAAAAAAATACAAGGGTAGATTTTGAATTTATTTATGATGAGGAATATTATAGAGTTATTCGCACTCGTCAAAAAAAAGGTGGTGGCACTTTAGATTTTCAAATTATTAATAGTAATGGTTATAAATCCTTATCGGGAAAAAATCTTAGTGATACTCAAAAAGAAATTATCAAATGTTTAAAAATTGACTATGATACTTTTACTAATTCTGCCTATTTAAGACAAGGTAGAGCTGATGAATTTATGTTAAGAAAACCAGCAGAAAGAAAAAAAATTCTTGCAGATTTATTAAAGTTAGATCAATATGAAAAATTAGCAGAAGAATCCAAAGATTTAGCTAAACAATATAAAATTCGTAGTGAAGATATAACCCAACAATTAGAAGATGTTAATAATAAGTTGGAAGAAAAAGAAGCGATAAAATTAGAGTTAGATAATACGAATAAAGATTTAGAATACTGTAAATCTTTAGAGCAACAAAAAATTATAAAATTGGAAGATATTAAAAGTTTACATAATCAAAGAAAAACATGGGAAGAAAGATTAAATTGGCAAACAAATCAATTAGATAAAATTTTTGATAAAATACAGCAATTAGAAACAGAAAAATCGATTTTAGAAAAAGATATTGATAATTTGAGTGCTATTTTAGAACAAGAAGAAAAAACTTTATCAAATTATTATGAATTAAATAAGTTGATTGAAAAAGATAAAGAATTAACTCAAAAATTTGCAATGTATCAACAGTTATTAGAAACAAAGCAAAAATTAGAGCAACAA encodes the following:
- a CDS encoding glycosyltransferase family 2 protein; translation: MDSLELSIIMPCLNEAETLATCIEKAQWYLQEYQLKGEVLIADNGSDDGSQEIAMKMGATLVNVREKGYGSAIMGGILGAKGEFIIMADADDSYDFTNLNPFVEKLRSGYDLVMGNRFKGGIKPDAMPFLHKYLGNPVLTWLGKLFFRSPCNDFHCGLRGFRKQAILGLNLRTTGMEFASEMVVKSTLNGLKITEVPTTLSPDGRSRKPHLRTWRDGWRHLRFLLLYSPRWLFLYPGFFLMVMGLISTIILLSSPRVHSLLYSATAIIIGFQLVNFAIFTKVYGIQEGLLPQDKKFLKFLDFFTLEQGLIFGTILFILGGITSIFALFQWESVGFGSLNPILTMRLVIPSVTAIALGLQVIFASFFLSIFQLKTK
- a CDS encoding SulP family inorganic anion transporter; this encodes MTNSIFIGLKHLSSYQSSWLRGDLLAGVTVAAYLIPQCMAYAELAGAEPVVGLWAILPPMIIYTIFGSSSQLSVGPESTTAVMTAVTISPILAQANTNINYANLSGLLAVLVGITCIMGYFAKLGFLAELLSKPILVGYMAGVAIIMIVGQLSKISGIKIDSDEVFEQIIQFLTNIDQIHFPTFILAIFILAFLIIIQNRFPKLPGSLLAILLTTVIVNIFHLDKQGVAIIGEIPAKLPNFTFPYVSFNHLTYLTTAAIGIAIVGYSDNVLTARAFAIRNGYKINANQELLALGMSNLVTGLIQGFPISSSGSRTAIGDSSGSKTQLFSIVALVVVILVLIFFRPLLMLFPKTGLGAIVIYAAIRLIDIPEFIRLQNFKLSEFRLAIITFFGVLATNILVGIGIAVALSVIDLFTKVARPHDAVLGTIPNLPGLHDIDDWEGATTISGLVIYRYDAPLCFANVENFKERAIKAIKAEIEPVEWFILNTEAIVEIDITAADMLEELRQELASRNITFGLARVKQDLYHQLQKSGLIDAIGSERIYLTLHTAIDSFQNRNKKL
- a CDS encoding ATP-binding protein yields the protein MTVINIWVFKLLLINENKQIENLVQAQLVSLRNKIDTELDTRILALERMSKRWSFENGTPELKWKSDAQKYVEDYNGYQAIERVDKDYIVRWIMPEKNNEKAKNLYLGFEENRKKALKIAKNQQKTYFSRTLNLVQGIRGFIIYTPIFLEKKNNQFDGFILGVFNLHSLLYSILRHEVIEGYQIFIYQDSELIYSTIYSDAKDNLEWQQSINLDSRGINWEIKIIPSNYFLKIHQSFLPHIILVISLILSWLLAWVIYLLFEFQNRNLLLLEAKKQAESASIAKSQFLAMMSHEIRTPMNGILGMINLLKDTPLNNQQQDFVQVIYHSSDNLLNILNDILDFSKIESDNLELKNESFSLKECIKNVIDLFSFQAQEKGLKFTYNIDEVIPQFLLGDRLRLQQILLNLISNALKFTDKGEIIITVTGEKIVGENSPSKFQILFTIKDTGIGISPQKQPQLFKPFSQLDASTNRKYGGTGLGLVISKNLIEKMDGKIWLESKINIGSIFYFTIILPLPENDSPRDVENTSFPVTVPLISSLKILLAEDNLVNQKVALLTLKKLGYQADVAINGLKVIEALKTKDYDLILMDIQMPEMDGLETSILIRNNFPEDKQPYIIAVTANALKNDREMCIDAGMNDYLCKPISLALLQEKILNIEQILLDN